A genomic window from Arthrobacter sp. FW305-BF8 includes:
- a CDS encoding thiolase family protein, producing MREAVIVEAVRTPIGRRKGLLAHVHPVDLSAHVLNSLLERTGLDPETVDDVVWGCVTQLGDQSGNVGRFALLAAGWPESIPGVTINRACGSSHQAIEFAAMGVMSGRYDLAIAGGVETMTRVPLGATRAVGEPYGPAMNARYHHAGFEQGVGAEMMADRWHLSREHLDEFSLASHTKAAAATDSGAFEKQLVPVPAAPELRTDEGIRRNSSLEALAGLNPAFREDGVVTAGNASQISDGAAGVIITTPERAAELGLTPIVRIHSGVVAGDDPTLVLSAPIPATAKLLARSGVRLDEIGAYEVNEAFAAVPLAWLAETGADPDKLNPLGGAIAVGHPLGASGAILMTRLVHHMRDNGIRYGLQTICEAGGTANATLVELAS from the coding sequence ATGCGCGAAGCCGTAATTGTTGAGGCGGTTCGCACGCCGATCGGGCGGCGGAAAGGGTTGTTGGCGCATGTGCATCCGGTGGACCTTTCTGCTCACGTTTTGAACAGTCTGCTGGAACGCACAGGCTTAGACCCTGAGACGGTCGATGATGTGGTGTGGGGCTGTGTGACGCAGTTGGGCGATCAGTCGGGAAACGTGGGGAGGTTCGCACTTCTGGCCGCCGGTTGGCCCGAATCCATTCCCGGTGTCACGATCAATCGCGCTTGCGGATCCAGCCATCAGGCGATCGAATTTGCAGCGATGGGAGTCATGTCGGGCCGGTATGATCTGGCGATCGCGGGTGGTGTCGAGACGATGACACGTGTGCCACTGGGCGCCACCCGTGCGGTTGGGGAACCTTACGGGCCGGCCATGAACGCCCGCTATCACCACGCCGGTTTCGAGCAGGGGGTCGGAGCGGAGATGATGGCTGATCGCTGGCATCTGAGTCGGGAACACCTGGACGAATTCTCCCTGGCGTCCCACACCAAGGCCGCCGCGGCCACTGATTCCGGGGCTTTCGAAAAGCAGCTCGTCCCGGTCCCCGCGGCACCGGAACTGCGAACTGACGAAGGCATCCGGCGTAACTCCTCGCTCGAGGCCTTGGCCGGCCTAAACCCTGCCTTCCGTGAAGACGGCGTGGTGACGGCGGGCAACGCTTCACAAATCTCCGATGGAGCGGCCGGGGTAATTATCACTACCCCGGAACGGGCTGCCGAGCTGGGACTTACCCCGATCGTACGGATCCACAGTGGGGTAGTCGCCGGCGACGATCCGACACTTGTGCTCTCCGCTCCGATCCCAGCGACCGCAAAGCTCCTCGCTAGGAGCGGGGTCCGCTTGGACGAAATCGGCGCCTACGAGGTCAACGAAGCATTTGCGGCCGTGCCCTTGGCCTGGTTGGCAGAAACCGGGGCCGACCCGGACAAGCTAAATCCTCTCGGGGGTGCAATTGCCGTTGGGCACCCGCTTGGCGCGTCAGGTGCGATCCTCATGACCCGGCTCGTCCACCATATGCGTGACAACGGTATCCGCTACGGACTCCAAACCATCTGCGAGGCCGGCGGTACCGCCAACGCCACCCTTGTCGAACTTGCAAGCTGA
- a CDS encoding SDR family NAD(P)-dependent oxidoreductase: protein MQLEGTSTLITGGASGLGFATASRLVGKGASVVLLDLPDSPGTEAAEKLGERATFVGADILDENQVSAALDVAEQNGSLRGVVHCAGRGGDRLRIVDKEGNPGDFDSFQNVVRINLFGTYNILRLAAARMAANEVVDGDRGAIVLTASVAAFDGQIGQASYTSSKAAVHGLTLVAARDLASRGIRVNTIAPGTFDTPMLAKLRSDIREGLAAAVPHPSRLGNPEDYAHLAVSLLENKYINGETVRLDGAIRMPPR from the coding sequence TTGCAACTTGAGGGAACATCAACCCTGATTACCGGCGGCGCATCCGGTCTCGGTTTTGCGACAGCCTCACGGCTCGTAGGCAAAGGCGCGAGCGTAGTGCTGCTGGACTTGCCGGACTCGCCCGGCACAGAAGCAGCCGAAAAGCTGGGGGAGAGGGCCACATTCGTTGGCGCCGACATCCTCGACGAGAATCAGGTATCAGCGGCGTTGGATGTCGCAGAGCAAAATGGTTCCCTACGAGGGGTCGTGCATTGTGCGGGCCGTGGCGGTGATCGGCTGCGCATCGTGGACAAAGAGGGCAACCCCGGCGACTTCGACAGCTTCCAGAACGTCGTCAGGATCAACCTTTTCGGTACTTACAACATCCTTCGCCTGGCTGCCGCACGAATGGCCGCCAATGAGGTAGTCGACGGCGACCGGGGTGCGATCGTGCTGACCGCGTCCGTCGCGGCATTTGATGGGCAGATCGGGCAGGCATCGTACACTTCGTCCAAAGCCGCTGTTCACGGGCTCACCTTGGTTGCGGCCCGTGATTTGGCCAGCCGGGGGATCCGGGTCAACACCATCGCTCCTGGGACATTTGACACTCCCATGTTGGCCAAACTTCGCAGCGACATCCGTGAAGGACTTGCCGCCGCCGTCCCGCACCCGTCGCGCTTAGGGAATCCCGAGGACTATGCCCACCTCGCCGTCTCACTCCTTGAGAACAAATACATCAACGGAGAGACGGTCCGACTCGATGGCGCCATCAGGATGCCCCCGCGATGA